A single genomic interval of Ferviditalea candida harbors:
- a CDS encoding class I adenylate-forming enzyme family protein, whose protein sequence is MRSNEEVMTLPRLLEKAVQSNPDREAIYDRTRRLTYRQVLEESNRLADALTDRGIQKGDRVAVVLPNWHETVIIYFAVSKIGAILVPFNPKYRLHEVEHILKDCRPKLIFIGEEFDHFLGMGVIVPWIHDIVSVRFKKEGTTPFTELIARGGALSSVVELDPLHDDFCILYTSGTTGLPKGVVLTHYNLVTGARKVASGMKCTSEDVLIINIPLFHVFGMGSCLISAIISQMKIVLQDKYSPRGTLELIQSEKVTIRNAVPAMFLMELNQPDFGAYDLSSLRCGLIGGAPVPAELLKNIRLKMKMEILGGYGLTEVGTVAQTKYADQEKNILETIGQVLSGTEVKIVNDRRESVRFGVVGEIACKGFGIVKGYYNAHELTRQAFDGEGWFYTGDLGTLDDDGYIRFIGRKKEMIIRGGYNIYPQEIEEILYKHPKVLEAAVIGLPDEVMGEAVCAAIKLKPGVESTAEEILEHIKGKLADYKIPSHIFFVDDFPVTASGKIQKLKLQQEIIERLEG, encoded by the coding sequence ATGCGCTCGAATGAAGAGGTTATGACGCTGCCCCGCCTATTGGAAAAAGCAGTGCAGTCCAATCCCGACAGAGAAGCGATCTATGATCGCACACGCAGACTGACGTATCGTCAAGTTTTGGAGGAAAGCAACCGGTTGGCCGACGCTTTGACGGATCGGGGAATTCAAAAAGGGGATCGCGTGGCGGTGGTTTTGCCGAATTGGCACGAAACGGTGATCATTTATTTTGCGGTATCCAAAATCGGAGCGATTCTGGTCCCTTTTAATCCCAAGTATCGTTTGCATGAAGTCGAGCACATTCTCAAAGATTGCAGACCGAAACTGATTTTTATCGGCGAAGAATTCGATCATTTTTTGGGAATGGGGGTGATTGTTCCCTGGATTCACGATATCGTTTCAGTCCGCTTCAAGAAAGAAGGAACAACGCCGTTTACAGAATTGATCGCCAGGGGAGGCGCTCTATCTTCTGTTGTCGAGCTTGATCCGCTTCATGATGATTTCTGCATTTTATATACGTCGGGCACAACGGGTCTTCCAAAAGGCGTCGTTCTCACCCATTATAATCTGGTAACGGGTGCCCGGAAAGTGGCTTCAGGGATGAAATGCACGTCGGAAGATGTTTTGATCATCAATATTCCCCTCTTTCATGTGTTCGGCATGGGATCTTGTTTGATATCGGCGATTATTTCGCAGATGAAGATCGTCCTCCAGGACAAATACAGTCCGAGAGGCACCCTGGAATTGATTCAAAGTGAAAAAGTAACCATTCGCAATGCGGTTCCGGCCATGTTTCTCATGGAATTGAATCAACCCGATTTTGGTGCTTATGACTTGTCTTCATTAAGATGCGGTTTGATTGGCGGGGCTCCGGTGCCTGCAGAGCTGTTAAAAAATATCCGGCTAAAAATGAAGATGGAGATATTGGGCGGTTACGGGTTGACTGAAGTGGGCACAGTTGCCCAAACGAAGTATGCGGATCAGGAAAAAAACATTCTGGAAACGATCGGTCAAGTTCTTTCCGGCACTGAAGTGAAAATTGTCAACGACCGCAGAGAATCCGTACGCTTCGGCGTCGTCGGAGAGATTGCCTGCAAAGGCTTCGGCATTGTCAAAGGCTATTATAATGCGCATGAGCTGACAAGGCAGGCTTTCGACGGTGAAGGTTGGTTTTATACGGGGGATCTTGGCACATTGGATGACGACGGATATATTCGATTTATCGGCCGCAAGAAAGAGATGATCATCCGCGGAGGCTACAACATCTACCCCCAGGAAATTGAAGAGATCCTTTACAAGCATCCGAAAGTTTTGGAAGCGGCGGTCATCGGACTGCCTGATGAAGTGATGGGTGAGGCGGTTTGCGCTGCCATCAAATTAAAGCCCGGAGTTGAAAGTACCGCGGAAGAAATCCTCGAGCATATCAAGGGGAAACTGGCAGATTACAAGATTCCCAGCCATATTTTCTTTGTGGACGATTTTCCGGTAACGGCCAGCGGGAAAATTCAAAAATTAAAGCTGCAGCAGGAAATCATCGAAAGGCTAGAAGGTTAA
- a CDS encoding aldehyde dehydrogenase family protein, translated as MDHGSFTKQFVTGEWVYRGVKVAKRIKTGMIHVNYQSVNEEAHIAFGGAKSSGIGRFGGEWALEKLTAVKWISVQEQNGQYPFFAS; from the coding sequence ATGGATCATGGCAGCTTCACAAAGCAATTTGTTACGGGGGAATGGGTGTATCGCGGAGTCAAGGTGGCCAAACGGATTAAGACGGGTATGATTCATGTCAACTACCAATCAGTGAATGAAGAAGCGCATATTGCTTTCGGAGGAGCAAAATCCTCGGGGATCGGACGTTTCGGCGGAGAATGGGCGCTGGAAAAATTAACCGCGGTCAAATGGATCAGCGTTCAGGAACAGAATGGCCAGTACCCGTTCTTTGCGTCCTGA
- a CDS encoding acyl-CoA thioesterase translates to MYKHEYAFQVKWADTDAAAIVYSPNFYKWMDQATAELFHALGFPLSKLFEENYGIPLVESRCEFKTPAAFEDRLRIETGIVKFGDKSMRLEHEIFRQDELLAKGYEVRVWVTIDRGKIKATSIPEKVREAIITYFGGND, encoded by the coding sequence ATGTATAAACATGAATACGCATTTCAAGTGAAATGGGCGGATACGGATGCGGCGGCAATCGTATACTCTCCGAATTTCTACAAATGGATGGATCAGGCCACGGCGGAGTTGTTTCACGCGCTGGGTTTCCCTTTATCCAAATTATTTGAGGAGAACTATGGAATTCCTCTCGTTGAATCTCGTTGCGAATTTAAAACACCGGCCGCTTTTGAAGACAGGCTCCGAATCGAAACCGGCATCGTGAAATTCGGCGATAAGTCAATGAGGTTGGAGCATGAAATTTTCAGACAGGATGAATTGTTGGCCAAAGGATACGAAGTGCGGGTATGGGTAACCATTGATCGCGGGAAAATCAAAGCCACATCCATTCCGGAGAAGGTGCGCGAAGCCATAATAACTTATTTTGGGGGTAATGATTAA
- a CDS encoding ABC transporter substrate-binding protein, which yields MRKKLGMIVILLLWIALVGCSASSPSNETKSSQAKPSPSGKAEPASGNAGDMVKIGVVLAETGPASGLGKPEIDAIRLVKKKLEAQGGMIGGKKVEIIMKDYETDDTKAVLAMRKLIADEGVSVVYGATQVSTSIALRDIALKNNVVFLSGAPIGQLGETVFQTGQTSEVLIQQMIDYLKSKNIHTVAWINARDAFGQSGLPIMKKLAEPNGIEIVDAEDFDASATDMTVQLSKIKAKNPGALIVWSRTPGAGVVVKNFKQLGFTIPMLQSQAAANDAFLKQVGADGEGVLVQGSKASVAEQLPDSEYKNRLIQHNQEMMAEYNYPGDIFTTKATDAMNIIFKAIEAGNTTSDQIRDFLENQLHEYQGLSGTFRYTKENHAAVDDNGVSLLPIHNGAWSYSK from the coding sequence ATGAGAAAAAAATTGGGTATGATCGTCATTTTGCTGCTATGGATTGCGCTGGTTGGTTGCAGTGCTTCAAGTCCTTCCAATGAAACGAAAAGTTCGCAGGCAAAGCCGAGCCCGAGCGGCAAAGCCGAGCCGGCAAGCGGCAACGCGGGAGACATGGTGAAGATAGGGGTTGTGCTTGCGGAAACGGGGCCTGCTTCAGGGCTGGGCAAGCCGGAAATCGACGCGATTCGATTGGTCAAAAAGAAATTGGAGGCCCAAGGCGGGATGATCGGGGGCAAGAAGGTTGAAATCATCATGAAGGATTATGAAACGGATGATACGAAAGCGGTTTTGGCCATGCGGAAATTAATCGCAGACGAAGGGGTCAGCGTTGTTTATGGAGCGACCCAAGTGAGCACGTCGATCGCTTTGCGCGACATCGCTCTGAAAAATAATGTGGTTTTTCTCTCGGGGGCTCCCATCGGGCAATTGGGCGAGACCGTATTCCAAACCGGACAGACCAGCGAAGTGCTCATTCAACAGATGATCGATTATTTAAAATCGAAAAACATCCATACGGTCGCCTGGATTAACGCGAGGGATGCTTTCGGACAAAGCGGACTGCCGATTATGAAAAAACTGGCCGAACCGAATGGCATTGAAATCGTGGATGCGGAGGATTTTGACGCTTCCGCGACCGATATGACGGTTCAGTTAAGCAAAATCAAAGCGAAAAATCCGGGCGCGCTGATTGTCTGGTCGCGCACGCCGGGAGCCGGAGTTGTGGTGAAGAACTTTAAGCAATTGGGCTTTACGATCCCGATGCTGCAAAGTCAAGCGGCTGCCAATGACGCGTTCCTGAAACAGGTCGGGGCCGACGGCGAGGGAGTGTTGGTTCAAGGCAGCAAGGCGAGCGTTGCCGAACAACTGCCGGATTCCGAATACAAAAACAGATTGATTCAACATAATCAAGAGATGATGGCGGAGTACAACTACCCCGGAGACATATTCACCACGAAGGCTACGGATGCCATGAACATTATTTTTAAAGCGATTGAAGCGGGCAATACAACCTCTGATCAAATTCGCGATTTTCTTGAAAATCAGCTTCATGAATATCAAGGATTGTCCGGGACGTTCCGTTACACCAAGGAAAACCATGCAGCCGTGGACGACAATGGAGTGTCGCTTCTGCCCATTCATAACGGAGCTTGGTCGTACAGCAAATAA